A single region of the Salvia splendens isolate huo1 chromosome 18, SspV2, whole genome shotgun sequence genome encodes:
- the LOC121776747 gene encoding uncharacterized protein LOC121776747, whose product MRSGTSYESPPMPEVEAKEVPEEEIEEEEIEVESPNMPSEVQPEAIDLPKLKEVKIPFPQVVQKKKLDEKFAKFLEIFKRVHLNIPLIEDLQQMPDYLQFLKKIMSKKKKLVDYEIVSLTENCSAIIQQKMPAKMKDPGSFNISCVIGNDRQTKAICDLGQA is encoded by the coding sequence ATGAGGAGTGGGACAAGCTATGAGAGTCCTCCTATGCCCGAGGTGGAAGCTAAGGAAGTGCCGGAAGAAGAGATAGAAGAAGAGGAGATAGAGGTGGAGTCACCTAATATGCCATCCGAGGTTCAACCCGAGGCAATTGATCTACCTAAGCTAAAGGAAGTCAAAATTCCTTTCCCTCAAGTGGTGCAAAAGAAGAAGTTAGATGAGAAGTTTGCAAAATTCCTTGAGATCTTCAAGAGGGTGCACCTCAATATTCCTCTTATTGAGGATCTCCAGCAAATGCCCGACTATCTCCAGTTTTTGAAGAAGATTATgtccaagaagaagaagttggtTGATTATGAAATCGTGAGCTTGACCGAGAATTGTAGTGCAATCATCCAACAAAAGATGCCGGCAAAGATGAAGGATCCGGGGAGCTTCAACATCTCTTGTGTGATCGGGAATGATAGGCAAACCAAGGCCATATGTGATTTGGGGCAAGCATAA
- the LOC121776746 gene encoding phosphatidylinositol 4-phosphate 5-kinase 3-like — protein MTIAPISSLATAAAAMSRWGRLPPSKIKGEKDGEMRVVGFAFGDGHQLCGVNSTNILLLSYSHWSGDRKHGYGVKHYSNGDYYEGQWERNLQDGRGRYVWSNGNEYIGEWKNGIIHGRGVLVANTHETHACLLKDARR, from the exons ATGACCATTGCTCCGATCAGCAGCCTCGCGACAGCAGCAGCGGCGATGTCGCGGTGGGGGAGGCTGCCACCGAGTAAAATAAAGGGTGAGAAGGATGGAGAGATGAGAGTTGTAGGATTTGCATTTGGAGACG GCCATCAACTATGCGGGGTAAATTCCACGAAT ATACTGCTTCTGTCTTACTCCCACTGGTCGGGGGATCGGAAGCACGGGTACGGTGTGAAGCATTACAGCAATGGCGATTACTACGAGGGGCAGTGGGAGAGGAATTTGCAGGACGGGCGCGGGAGGTATGTGTGGAGCAACGGGAATGAGTACATCGGTGAGTGGAAAAACGGAATCATCCACGGGAGAGGCGTTTTGGTGGCAAACACGCATGAGACTCATGCGTGTTTGTTAAAAGACGCGAGACGGTGA
- the LOC121776745 gene encoding PI-PLC X domain-containing protein At5g67130-like, which translates to MRYFHGISPNYAPLKLFFVAAAFLFNYSSTLKVGETCSSSTNNCDAASYCSTCAANSNTRPRCTRIPPINPVTKVGGLPFNKYSWLTTHNSYARTARKSGVGSDLFAPTNQEDSDTDQLRNGVRGLDMYDFNNDIWLCHSFGGRCLNVTAFQPAINVLREIQVFLHKSPTEIVTIFIEDYVVTPQGLTRVFNASGLNHYLFPLSRMPKNGEDWPTVHDVAMKNQRLVVFSSQSSKEASEMVAFEWNYVVESQYGKNGMIDGSCPNRGESSPMRASSRSLILINHFPTINNTDPNASQVCVDNSANLLNLMGTCYIAAGNRWPNFIAVDFYRRSGGGGVPEAVDKGNGHLTCGCDSVAYCSANTTFGKCDAPLLAPPPPSQLQSSTLAQAPINNSLSNRPLISIILVALLLLCL; encoded by the exons ATGAGGTACTTTCATGGAATTTCCCCCAACTATGCGCCACTAAAGCTTTTCTTCGTTGCAGCAGCTTTCCTCTTCAACTATTCTTCAACCCTCAAG GTTGGGGAAACCTGTTCGAGCTCGACCAATAACTGCGACGCCGCCTCATATTGCAGCACCTGCGCTGCCAACAGCAACACCAGGCCTCGCTGCACCCGCATTCCACCTATAAATCCTGTCACTAAA GTTGGAGGCCTGCCTTTTAACAAATATTCATGGCTGACGACTCATAACTCGTATGCTCGGACTGCGCGGAAATCAGGTGTCGGATCCGATCTCTTCGCACCGACTAATCAAGAGGATTCCGATACCGATCAGCTCAGA AATGGTGTTCGAGGTCTTGACATGTACGACTTCAACAATGATATTTGGTTGTGTCATTCATTTGGGGGGAGGTGTTTAAATGTGACTGCATTT CAACCTGCTATTAATGTACTGAGAGAAATTCAAGTTTTTCTTCACAAAAGCCCAACAGAAATTGTCACCATCTTCATTGAGGATTATGTGGTAACTCCACAAGGCCTGACAAGAGTGTTCAATGCATCTGGACTTAATCACTACTTGTTCCCACTCTCTCGAATGCCCAAAAATGGTGAAGATTGGCCAACAGTTCATGATGTGGCAATGAAGAACCAAAGATTGGTAGTCTTCTCCTCTCAATCGTCCAAGGAGGCTTCTGAAATGGTTGCATTTGAATGGaattatgttgtggaaagtcaGT ATGGGAAAAATGGGATGATTGATGGTTCTTGTCCCAATCGTGGAGAATCTTCTCCCATGAGGGCATCTTCAAGATCTCTGATTTTGATTAATCACTTTCCAA CTATTAATAACACTGATCCTAATGCATCGCAAGTTTGTGTGGATAACTCGGCTAATCTTCTCAACCTTATGGGGACTTGTTATATAGCAGCAGGAAATCGCTGGCCAAATTTCATTGCTGTTGATTTCTATAGA AGGAGCGGTGGAGGGGGAGTCCCAGAAGctgttgataaggggaatgggCACTTAACCTGTGGTTGTGATAGCGTTGCTTATTGCAGT GCAAACACAACGTTTGGAAAGTGCGATGCACCTTTACttgcacctccaccgccatCTCAGCTACAGTCTTCAACTCTAGCTCAAGCACCTATCAACAATTCTCTGAGTAACAGGCCTCTCATTTCGATTATCTTAGTTGCGCTTCTCCTGCTCTGTCTCTAA